The Microbacterium limosum genome contains a region encoding:
- a CDS encoding ABC transporter ATP-binding protein, with protein sequence MAPVLQFRDVVVRRDGRNIVDHLDWDVAHDERWVILGPNGAGKTTLLQLADTLLHPSSGEVDVLGERLGRTDVFELRPRIGFASSAMARRIPREESVLDSVLTAAFSVTGRWTEEYEDIDERRALRVLAEWHLDHLADRTFGTLSDGEQKRVQIARAVMTDPELLLLDEPTASLDLGAREELLSLLGGYAQAPTTPAMIMVTHHVEEIPVGFTHVMLLRDGAAVAAGPIADTLTAENLSDTFGVPITLSGSDGRFTARAA encoded by the coding sequence ATGGCCCCAGTCCTGCAGTTCCGAGACGTCGTCGTGCGCCGAGACGGCCGAAACATCGTCGATCACCTGGACTGGGACGTGGCGCACGACGAACGCTGGGTGATCCTCGGGCCCAACGGGGCGGGCAAGACGACCCTGCTGCAACTCGCGGACACCCTGCTGCACCCGTCCTCGGGCGAGGTGGACGTGCTGGGGGAGCGCCTCGGGCGCACCGACGTGTTCGAGCTCCGCCCGCGCATCGGATTCGCGTCGTCGGCGATGGCCCGCCGCATCCCTCGCGAGGAGAGCGTGCTGGACTCCGTGCTGACCGCGGCGTTCTCGGTGACCGGTCGATGGACCGAGGAGTACGAGGACATCGACGAGCGCCGCGCGCTGCGCGTCCTCGCCGAGTGGCACCTCGACCACCTCGCCGACCGCACGTTCGGAACGCTGTCGGACGGGGAGCAGAAGCGCGTTCAGATCGCTCGCGCGGTGATGACCGATCCCGAGCTCCTCCTCCTCGACGAACCGACGGCGAGCCTCGATCTCGGGGCCCGTGAAGAGCTCTTGTCCCTGCTGGGAGGGTATGCGCAGGCGCCGACCACGCCGGCGATGATCATGGTGACGCACCACGTGGAGGAGATTCCCGTCGGGTTCACGCACGTCATGCTGCTCCGTGACGGCGCGGCGGTCGCGGCGGGGCCGATCGCGGACACTCTGACGGCCGAGAATCTGAGCGACACCTTCGGCGTCCCGATCACGCTCAGCGGGAGCGACGGGCGCTTCACCGCCCGCGCCGCCTGA
- a CDS encoding exonuclease domain-containing protein, producing the protein MQPVAPEPLFDDDFLDAPRAVAYASSPAPPVVASATWCDRIGVFDLETTGVDVAEDRIVTAHVGVLDAEGGLVRQYTWLADPGVDIPEGATAVHGITTAHARAHGRPSREVVGEIVAALRAIFAEGLPVVAYNAPFDFSMLKYEALRNGLPPILNPSPVIDPLVLDKCVDRYRKGKRTLDAVCAHYEVVLEAAHTAAADAVAAGRVAQVLAQRFADRLPADGASLHTSQIAWARAQAESLTEYFVRIGRIDKDDRLDGSWPIR; encoded by the coding sequence ATGCAGCCCGTCGCGCCCGAGCCGCTCTTCGACGACGACTTCCTCGACGCCCCCCGCGCCGTCGCGTACGCCTCCTCCCCCGCGCCGCCGGTCGTCGCGAGTGCGACGTGGTGCGACCGCATCGGCGTGTTCGACCTGGAGACGACGGGTGTCGACGTGGCGGAGGACCGCATCGTGACGGCGCACGTGGGGGTGCTGGATGCCGAGGGCGGTCTCGTCCGTCAGTACACGTGGCTCGCCGATCCGGGGGTCGACATCCCCGAAGGCGCCACCGCCGTGCACGGCATCACGACGGCGCACGCACGGGCGCACGGGCGTCCTTCCCGCGAGGTGGTCGGGGAGATCGTCGCCGCACTGCGCGCCATCTTCGCCGAGGGACTGCCGGTGGTCGCCTACAACGCCCCTTTCGACTTCTCGATGCTCAAGTACGAGGCGCTGCGCAACGGGCTCCCGCCGATACTCAACCCGTCGCCGGTCATCGATCCGCTCGTGCTGGACAAGTGCGTCGACCGGTACCGCAAGGGCAAGCGCACGCTCGATGCCGTCTGCGCGCACTACGAGGTCGTTCTCGAGGCGGCGCACACGGCAGCGGCCGACGCCGTGGCCGCCGGCCGTGTCGCGCAGGTGCTCGCACAGCGCTTCGCGGATCGTCTGCCCGCCGACGGCGCGAGCCTTCACACGAGCCAGATCGCCTGGGCGCGGGCGCAGGCGGAAAGCCTGACCGAGTACTTCGTCCGCATCGGCCGGATCGACAAGGACGACCGGCTGGACGGCTCCTGGCCGATCCGCTGA
- the glgA gene encoding glycogen synthase — translation MRVDIVSKEYPPEVYGGAGVHVAELVRALRERIDVRVRAFGAPREEAGTTAYAVPAELSQANTAIQTLGVDLAMVGDIAGADLVHSHTWYANFAGHTASLLHGIPHIVSAHSLEPLRPWKAEQLGGGYAVSSWVERTAYTSAAAVVAVSGGMRSDILRCYPEIDPAKVHVIYNGIDTEEWAPLEDPETLSALGVDADRPSIVFVGRITRQKGLPYLLRAAAHLPPDVQLVLCAGAPDTPEILAEVEDAVRRLQESRDGVIWHDRVLSRRELRVLLTAATTFVCPSVYEPLGIVNLEAMACGAAVVGTATGGIPEVVEDGVTGRLVPIEQMQDGTGTPINPDRFVADLASALTEVTADRLRAREFGEAGRRRAAERFSWTQIAAQTAELYATVVAASR, via the coding sequence ATGCGCGTCGACATCGTCTCGAAGGAGTATCCGCCCGAGGTCTACGGGGGTGCGGGAGTGCATGTCGCCGAACTGGTGCGCGCTCTCCGAGAGCGGATCGACGTGCGTGTGCGCGCGTTCGGCGCACCGCGCGAGGAGGCCGGAACAACAGCCTACGCAGTGCCGGCCGAACTGTCCCAGGCCAATACCGCCATCCAGACGCTCGGGGTCGATCTCGCCATGGTCGGGGACATCGCCGGCGCGGATCTCGTGCATTCGCACACGTGGTACGCCAACTTCGCAGGCCACACGGCGTCGCTCCTGCACGGCATCCCGCACATCGTGTCGGCGCACAGCCTGGAGCCGCTGCGGCCGTGGAAGGCGGAGCAGCTCGGCGGCGGATACGCCGTCTCGAGCTGGGTCGAGCGCACCGCGTACACGTCCGCCGCGGCCGTCGTCGCCGTTTCGGGCGGCATGCGCTCCGACATCCTGCGCTGCTACCCGGAGATCGACCCGGCCAAGGTGCACGTCATCTACAACGGGATCGACACCGAGGAGTGGGCGCCGCTGGAGGATCCGGAGACCCTGAGCGCGCTCGGTGTCGATGCCGACCGGCCCTCGATCGTCTTCGTCGGCCGCATCACCCGCCAGAAGGGCCTTCCGTACCTCCTCCGGGCGGCGGCGCACCTCCCGCCGGACGTGCAGCTGGTGCTCTGCGCCGGCGCCCCGGACACGCCGGAGATCCTGGCGGAGGTCGAGGACGCCGTGCGGCGGTTGCAGGAGAGCCGGGACGGGGTGATCTGGCACGATCGGGTGCTCTCCCGGCGAGAACTGCGGGTGCTGCTGACGGCAGCGACGACGTTCGTGTGCCCCTCCGTCTACGAACCGCTCGGGATCGTCAACCTCGAAGCGATGGCGTGCGGCGCGGCCGTCGTTGGCACGGCGACCGGCGGCATCCCGGAGGTCGTCGAAGACGGCGTGACGGGCCGGCTGGTCCCGATCGAGCAGATGCAGGACGGCACGGGCACGCCGATCAATCCAGACCGCTTCGTGGCCGACCTGGCGTCCGCGCTCACGGAGGTCACCGCCGACCGCCTCCGCGCACGCGAATTCGGCGAGGCGGGGCGCCGGCGTGCGGCCGAGCGGTTCAGCTGGACGCAGATCGCGGCGCAGACCGCGGAGCTGTACGCAACGGTCGTCGCCGCTTCCCGATGA
- a CDS encoding glucose-1-phosphate adenylyltransferase: protein MPTTPKVFGIILAGGEGKRLMPLTADRAKPAVPFGGQYRLIDFAISNLVNAGLRQLVVLTQYKSHSLDRHISQTWRLSPMLGAYVASVPAQQRLGKRWFSGSADAILQSLNLINDEKPDIVVVIGADHVYRMDFNQMLDAHIESGARATVAGIRQPISLADQFGVIAVDPADPTRISEFLEKPQNPTGLADAPHEVLASMGNYIFDADALIEAVEADGEVATSNHDMGGDIVPYFVSRGEAGVYDMKRNDVPGSTDRDRAYWRDVGTIDSFFDAHMDLISTLPIFNLYNTDWPIHSQAVNSPPAKFVRDSVGRIGNAIDSIVSLGSVLSGTHLERSVVGPWTLAGGGSTITDSVLFDHVQVGPGARIHRAILDKGVVLAPGATVGVDRERDLARGFTVTDSGITVVGKNVRVEH from the coding sequence ATGCCTACGACGCCGAAGGTCTTCGGAATCATCCTCGCCGGAGGCGAGGGCAAGCGCCTCATGCCGCTGACGGCCGACCGGGCCAAGCCTGCGGTGCCCTTCGGCGGCCAGTACCGCCTCATCGACTTCGCGATATCCAACCTCGTCAACGCTGGCCTGCGACAGCTCGTCGTCCTGACGCAGTACAAGTCGCACAGCCTCGACCGGCACATCTCGCAGACGTGGCGTCTCTCGCCGATGCTCGGTGCCTACGTGGCCTCCGTGCCGGCGCAGCAGCGGCTCGGCAAGCGGTGGTTCTCCGGATCGGCGGACGCGATCCTGCAGAGCCTGAACCTCATCAACGACGAGAAGCCCGACATCGTCGTGGTCATCGGTGCCGACCACGTGTACCGCATGGACTTCAATCAGATGCTCGACGCGCACATCGAATCCGGGGCGCGGGCGACCGTCGCCGGCATCCGCCAGCCGATCTCGCTGGCGGACCAGTTCGGCGTCATCGCGGTCGATCCGGCCGACCCCACTCGCATCTCCGAGTTCCTCGAGAAGCCGCAGAACCCCACGGGACTGGCGGATGCGCCGCACGAGGTCCTCGCATCGATGGGCAACTACATCTTCGACGCCGATGCGCTCATCGAGGCCGTCGAGGCCGACGGCGAGGTCGCCACGTCCAACCACGACATGGGAGGCGACATCGTGCCGTACTTCGTCTCGCGCGGCGAGGCGGGCGTGTACGACATGAAGCGCAACGACGTTCCGGGTTCCACCGACCGCGATCGCGCCTACTGGCGGGACGTGGGGACGATCGATTCGTTCTTCGACGCCCACATGGACCTGATCTCGACGCTGCCGATCTTCAACCTGTACAACACCGACTGGCCGATCCACTCGCAGGCCGTCAACTCGCCGCCGGCGAAGTTCGTGCGCGACTCGGTGGGTCGCATCGGCAACGCGATCGACTCCATCGTCTCGCTCGGGTCCGTGCTCTCCGGCACCCACCTCGAGCGCAGCGTCGTGGGGCCGTGGACCCTCGCCGGCGGCGGATCGACGATCACCGATTCGGTGCTCTTCGATCACGTGCAGGTCGGACCCGGCGCGCGCATCCACCGGGCCATCCTCGACAAGGGCGTCGTGCTCGCGCCCGGCGCGACCGTCGGCGTCGATCGCGAACGCGATCTCGCCCGGGGATTCACCGTGACGGATTCGGGCATCACGGTCGTCGGCAAGAACGTGCGCGTCGAGCACTGA
- a CDS encoding type B 50S ribosomal protein L31, translating to MQTDIHPDYQAVVFRDLASGETFLTRSTVSSDKTIELDGTEYPVIDVEISSASHPFYTGKQRIMDSAGRVEKFNQRFKNFGK from the coding sequence ATGCAGACTGACATCCACCCCGACTACCAGGCCGTCGTTTTCCGCGACCTCGCGTCGGGCGAGACGTTCCTCACCCGCTCCACGGTGTCGAGCGACAAGACCATCGAGCTCGACGGCACGGAGTACCCGGTGATCGACGTCGAGATCTCCTCCGCGTCGCACCCCTTCTACACGGGCAAGCAGCGCATCATGGATTCGGCCGGTCGCGTCGAGAAGTTCAACCAGCGCTTCAAGAACTTCGGCAAGTAA